AATGTGATTAGCATCCTGCCACTACTGTTGCTCGCTCCCCTACTTGAATTTGTGAGCACCTGCAACCTGTCCATGCAGAAGAAGCCCCTTTCTCCAGCTACAGCAATAAGTAAGGCTTGAAGTGTTATTCTGTGAAATAAACATATAAATGCATTCACTGTAATAGATAATCAAATATGGAGACTGAGGAAATTAAAATATGGTATTTATGGTCTATATCTAATAGGTCTATATCTAATGGTCATTGTGTTTATTTGCCTGAAGCTCTGGGTCATACATGTGCCACTCTTTCTACACTGGTGGCTGGTATCACAGAGATGTACAGGAAGGAATACCCCCTGGTGCAACAGACCTTGTCAGGGAAAGTGTTGCAGGTGTCCTCCATGGCCTGCTTCCAGCTCACACCCCAGTATATTCTACTGGGAATGGCAGAGGCCCTAGTAAGCCCAGCATGTAAGTCCTCTCCTTCCCTAAAGGTCATCTCAGAAACAGGCGCAAATGGACACTAAAATAACGCTGAAAATCATTTGAAATTCTCTCCCTGTCAAACATCATCCAGGCTCCATCATCTCCTTCTGTCTGACTCCAAGTCATTTGCGTGGAATTGCTCTGCACTTTCTGACTTTATCTTATGGAGGAGGATGTTTTCTGGGGGCTTTAATTGTCCAGCTGGTCTTTTCTGTATCTGACAGTAAGTTTCCTGTGGCACTGTGGTATATTGGGGAAGACCTTAATATACTTTAAAATATTTGTCATGAATGCCTCTGGTAAACACTTGCTGGCTGCTATACCTGACCCTATCCTTTTGACAGTGTTTCCAACCCACACCACAAAACTCCATGTAGTGCAAAAGCCTCAGTGGCTGGTTGGAACATCATGTGTTAATCTGTCCTTCATTGAAATAAATTTGAAGATGATAATGGTTGcctataaaaacaaacaaacctcaaAAGTGGCAGGTCTACATTGTATGAAATTATTCATTTTATGCTACTGTATATTCCATTCTTGTAAATATGCAGTTAGACTATTGATTgtggattttaaaaaaaaaactatttataGGTGGATTTTACCCGAATATTCTGAGTGATGGAAACCTAGAGGGCTTTTTCTTCCTATTGTCTGCACTGATGGCAATTAACACCATAGTCTTTTGGAAACTATCACACAGGTAGGCTCTCTATCTTCTGACAGGCCTACCCTATTGTTTTGATAGCCATCATCAGTTTTATGACCGTAATTGCTTTGTCTTTATCACCAAGGTACTCAGACTTAACTGTGGAGTTGGGAAAAGGAGTGAGGAGCAGTCGTCTTGCTGAAAAACTTCTGCAGTACAAAACTGTCCTCCGGTTCTACGACACAATTAACCACTCTGGAACTGTTCCCAATGTGGAAATCTAAACCTGTCCCGAAAATGATGGCCCTGTAACGCTGGCGTTACACACtcccaaaacaaaaaacacggAACACTTTTTATATAGGCTATTGAAGAGTTTATAGTAGGCTACTCTGTATGTCCATTGTAGATGGAGGATCTATGCTTATCGTATCAAAATAAGCTATTGGACCATTGAATATTTTTACTGAatgtattttttcccctttggtCATTACAATTATAAAACTTAAAGATCTAAGCGTCCTGTTTCCctgatatagcctaggcctactataaaCATTTGGAAAGGTACATGATAGGCTACAATCAAATATTGCTACAGCACTTAATGATTCCAAGTGAGAATCCAATGAATCTGTCTGGCTGACTTGAGTCTGTTACCTACCTACCACGCCCCCGCAATCATCTACGACTACGCTCGAAGGACATCTGCAGCTTGACGTTTTCTTTGTTGATGGAAACATGGATCTGCCCGAGCCATTAAGGCAACGATTGGGAGGACTCACAAGAACCGTGTTTATTGACCAGAATCGTACGCAACCAACGCCAGAAGAGCAATGTGCTTTTCTGAGTAAAGGTAACTGCAATTCGAAATAAAGATTAAAAAGAAAGTAGCATAAGTTAGTGCTAACTGCAGCTCACCAGCAGAGGGACTCATTTTGAGCGCAAGTAAACGTAGGCAGATGGCCGGTATCATTTGCTAGCTGGCAGATTTGTGTAAAACTTTAGAGTTACCTGGCACATTTGTTGATTTATTTGTCGTGACTCTTGAACTGCTAACGTCAAAGTTTGATAACGTTTGCCGGCTAGTAGTAGTAGCTATGCTTATGGACCGGGAGACGGCTAAGCTAACTATCGAGTTGATTAGCATGAGAAATATTGCTCATTGGTATCCCTAACGATAAGCACTCCCCATGTTCTGAACTTCTTAGACGATGAAGTTGTCTCCAGTCTCCCCCTTCAGATGTCCCTTTACTTTAACCTGTGGTTTTTCCCTATGTGGTGGGTATGTGAAGTCATCATGCTCCACCTAAAGGTATGGTTAGGCTATTTGTCCTGTTTGTTAGTCCTGTCTTGTTGTTGATTTCTCAACCTTTTTGTTTCCATGGCCACCGACATATTCCATCTGTGCACAGCACACCAAAGATCACTCACAGAAGCAAAGATTTTATGATCTTCTTTGCTTAGAAGTCGAATCACAGTTAGTCAAATCTCCGTTCCAATAATGTATAACACAACATAATCTTTGATTTCCATATCGACAGATAATAAAACGTCTATTGTATGATATTAATTTCTTTTATATTACATTCAGTTATTAAAGATATTGTGCTTGAGAAATTCTAACCACACTACATCATCTCAAGGCCCCCCTGATTGCAGCACCCTGTGTCTCCGACCCCCATGTTGAGAACCCTGCTGTACAAGATGGATCTCCATGTTACTTGAATTTCTTCTAACTTCATGTTTCTCCCATTATGCAGTACCCAGCCCTTCCTGACTACTACAAGTTTATTCTGGTGACTGTCCTCATATTAATGACCCTTATTGAGGGAATTAGGCTTTACCTTGGCTATGTTGGAAACCTAAAAGAGAAGGTACATTTCTTTCTCTAAAGtaagctctcttttttttgtcaaatgaAATAAAACTCAAGTTGTTCAACATCTGGTGCTTCCTCTACAGGTACCAGAGCTGGCTGGCTTTTGGCTACTGAGTCTACTTTTGCAGTTCCCTCTCATTTTGTTTCAACTTTTTAACGAGTCCATCCTTGTTCAGCCACTGGAAAGAGGGGTGCATATAGTGCTGTCCTTGTTCGTTCTAACAGAGGTAATTTGTAAGCTGGTCAAGTTTACTGCCGTTATCAAGAAATTATCAAGAAGTTGATCATTTATCCAGAAGTTATCATTTCAGTCACTCTTGTTGATTGATGGTGTtcatgcagaaaaaaaacaataattatGTTTTGTTATGTAAAAGGTAATTGATTAATTTTTGCCCTTTATCTGTGCAGGCTCTATCAGGTTTTGTCGCCCTTCGAGAAATGGTCCATCACACAGAAAGCCATTTCCATCTTCAGCAGTTTGCTGGTGTCGAGGAGCTAAGAACATGATTGAGATCTACAGTATCAGCAGTGGAGATTTAGACAGAATGATCATTCTGCACTAATTAAGTGTCCTTATAATTTTTACATAAATCATTCATGGAAATAAATAGAGCGTTTACAATACTTTGGTGAAGATGATGAAGGTCATGTTGCCAAtgaatttcagtggaattgaaCAGAACGGCTTCCAAAGAATTTCATATCCACTTGTAAATATCTGAGTGgccaggttttatttttttatttaatattgtAAAATAAATTCACTTGTTGAATACAACaggaaaaaaatatagataaaCAGAGAAACTAAAAAACATTGGTTGTGTGTTtattaacaaaaaaataagTTGTCAATTTTTCTACTGCATACCTCA
This sequence is a window from Sardina pilchardus chromosome 10, fSarPil1.1, whole genome shotgun sequence. Protein-coding genes within it:
- the tmem17 gene encoding transmembrane protein 17B; this translates as MDLPEPLRQRLGGLTRTVFIDQNRTQPTPEEQCAFLSKDDEVVSSLPLQMSLYFNLWFFPMWWVCEVIMLHLKYPALPDYYKFILVTVLILMTLIEGIRLYLGYVGNLKEKVPELAGFWLLSLLLQFPLILFQLFNESILVQPLERGVHIVLSLFVLTEALSGFVALREMVHHTESHFHLQQFAGVEELRT